In Anseongella ginsenosidimutans, one genomic interval encodes:
- a CDS encoding sodium:solute symporter family transporter yields the protein MQRFTNRTIPFLFMLMTFLFPAKSLLAGDGKPQQLFSWDQLPSIPDSVGLAGPFGGIANGALLIAGGANFPAGMPWDGGVKAWHDAVYVLESPTSEWELAGRLPHPLAYGVSVSTSRGLLCIGGGDSARHYSDVFLLKWENGNLETVEMPALPEPMAFGSGVQIGSKVYVAGGLSAPGAPEPMKTFWVLDMAASAGNMEWKQLESWPGTARMLSVAGTQEDDFFLISGANLVPDASGGPVREFLKDAYRYDTETGTWTRIADLPRAAVAAANPAVNLGQAHLLVFGGDDGSLFFRQQELKDDHPGFSSDILAYHTVTDTWVAMGEIEAGIPPVTTVTARWNGQIIIPSGEIRPGVRSPSVLAATPLEKRAGFALLDISILVVYFIILIGIGIYYASRERSTNDYFLGGNRIPWWAAGLSIFGTQLSAITFLSIPAKTYESDWVFFFVNMTIVAVAPIIIYRYLPFFHKLKITSAYEYLEKRFSLPVRLIGGLSFLLFQFGRMGIVIFLPSLALNAVMDINIFLCIVLIGGLSMIYTFLGGIEADIWNDVFQVVLLLGGALLSLVLIATQVDGGISTIVSTGMEAGKFKMANFSWDITTDALWVVIIGSFFGNMVSYTSDQAVVQRYLTTETPEKAAKSIWTNAILTIPATVIFFSVGTALWVFYKTKPELLDPMSQSDDIFPWFIAQQLPPGVSGLVIAGVFAAAMSTLDSSMNSMSAVITTDFYKRLKPGATDKQHLKVARYVTLALGLVGITAAIYMAMLDSASMWDQYLKVVGLFGGGLAGMFLAGVFTRRIHAAGILTGFFTSAIVLLLVQTYTDIHFFLYAAIGMLTCFAVGWLVSMIVPGKIADEQYTYRSLK from the coding sequence ATGCAACGCTTTACCAACCGGACAATTCCTTTTCTATTTATGCTGATGACTTTTTTATTCCCCGCCAAATCCTTACTGGCGGGAGACGGGAAGCCTCAGCAGCTTTTCAGCTGGGATCAGCTCCCTTCCATCCCCGATTCCGTGGGTTTGGCAGGGCCTTTCGGCGGAATTGCCAATGGCGCCCTGCTCATTGCCGGCGGCGCTAATTTCCCGGCAGGTATGCCCTGGGACGGAGGAGTAAAAGCGTGGCATGATGCGGTTTACGTACTGGAGTCGCCTACCAGTGAATGGGAATTGGCCGGCAGGCTTCCGCATCCGCTGGCATACGGGGTTTCCGTGAGTACTTCCCGCGGACTCCTTTGTATAGGCGGCGGCGATTCCGCGCGGCATTATAGCGATGTGTTCCTGCTGAAATGGGAAAACGGGAACCTCGAAACGGTTGAAATGCCGGCGCTTCCCGAGCCAATGGCATTTGGAAGCGGGGTGCAGATAGGCAGTAAGGTATATGTAGCCGGCGGCTTGTCTGCGCCCGGCGCCCCGGAGCCGATGAAAACCTTTTGGGTGCTTGACATGGCTGCTTCGGCCGGGAATATGGAATGGAAGCAGCTGGAATCATGGCCGGGAACCGCGAGGATGCTTTCCGTTGCCGGAACGCAGGAAGATGATTTTTTTCTTATCAGCGGGGCCAATCTGGTGCCGGATGCAAGCGGCGGGCCCGTTCGGGAATTTTTGAAGGACGCTTATCGCTACGATACGGAAACAGGCACCTGGACGAGGATCGCGGATCTTCCGCGTGCGGCCGTGGCCGCGGCGAATCCTGCCGTAAACCTTGGACAGGCGCATCTGCTGGTTTTCGGCGGAGATGACGGCAGTCTTTTCTTCCGCCAGCAGGAGTTAAAGGATGATCACCCGGGCTTTAGCAGCGATATTCTGGCCTATCACACGGTAACCGATACCTGGGTGGCCATGGGGGAAATAGAAGCCGGCATTCCGCCGGTTACTACTGTTACCGCGCGCTGGAACGGGCAGATCATTATTCCAAGCGGGGAAATACGCCCGGGTGTACGCAGCCCCTCCGTGCTGGCAGCAACGCCCCTGGAAAAGAGGGCCGGTTTCGCTTTACTGGATATCTCCATTTTAGTCGTTTATTTTATAATCCTTATTGGTATAGGCATTTATTACGCCAGCCGGGAACGAAGCACCAATGATTATTTCCTTGGAGGGAACCGTATTCCCTGGTGGGCCGCCGGCCTGAGTATTTTCGGTACCCAGCTCAGCGCTATTACTTTTTTATCCATCCCGGCAAAGACCTATGAGAGCGATTGGGTGTTTTTTTTCGTGAATATGACGATTGTCGCTGTGGCGCCCATTATCATTTACCGGTACTTGCCCTTTTTTCATAAGCTGAAGATCACCAGCGCCTACGAGTACCTGGAGAAGCGCTTCAGCCTTCCGGTACGCCTGATCGGGGGCTTGTCTTTTTTGCTCTTTCAGTTCGGACGCATGGGTATCGTGATCTTTTTGCCTTCCCTGGCCCTGAATGCGGTTATGGATATCAATATTTTCCTTTGTATCGTGCTTATCGGGGGGCTTTCCATGATCTACACCTTCCTGGGCGGAATAGAAGCTGATATCTGGAATGACGTTTTCCAGGTCGTGCTGCTCCTTGGCGGGGCTTTGCTGAGCCTGGTCCTGATCGCCACCCAGGTAGATGGGGGCATAAGCACCATTGTTTCCACCGGTATGGAAGCCGGTAAGTTCAAGATGGCCAATTTTAGCTGGGATATCACTACCGACGCGCTTTGGGTAGTAATAATAGGCAGCTTCTTTGGTAATATGGTGTCCTATACATCCGATCAGGCTGTTGTGCAACGGTATTTAACCACCGAAACACCGGAAAAGGCGGCAAAATCCATCTGGACCAACGCTATTCTCACTATTCCGGCCACAGTCATTTTCTTCAGCGTGGGTACGGCCCTTTGGGTATTCTATAAGACTAAACCGGAACTGCTTGATCCCATGAGCCAGTCGGACGATATTTTCCCCTGGTTTATTGCTCAGCAGCTGCCCCCGGGGGTTTCCGGGCTAGTGATCGCCGGCGTATTCGCAGCAGCGATGTCCACGCTTGATTCCAGTATGAATTCCATGTCGGCGGTGATCACTACTGATTTTTATAAGCGGCTGAAACCAGGCGCCACCGACAAACAACACTTAAAAGTGGCCCGGTATGTTACTCTTGCCCTGGGCCTGGTGGGGATTACCGCGGCCATTTACATGGCCATGCTCGACAGCGCTTCCATGTGGGACCAGTACTTAAAGGTGGTGGGCCTCTTCGGGGGCGGACTGGCAGGTATGTTCCTGGCCGGAGTATTCACCCGGCGTATTCACGCAGCAGGGATCCTTACCGGTTTCTTTACAAGCGCAATTGTTTTACTGCTTGTGCAGACTTACACGGACATCCATTTCTTCCTCTATGCGGCCATAGGGATGCTGACCTGCTTCGCGGTAGGATGGCTGGTAAGCATGATCGTCCCAGGAAAAATAGCCGATGAACAGTATACTTACCGCTCCCTGAAATAA
- a CDS encoding magnesium transporter CorA family protein — protein sequence MVEIFSEKQNGFTWLDVTNPTQEELMEIAGEHAIPRSSVKDSLEPEHLPKFEQIEDKIFIIIRVLDQEARTKAGSIQQASRKIAIFYDKGLLITIHRSEQPLLRDLKTKYVDTGKVQKENEILLHIVYQALKTYEEPATRFAEEMDVYESAIFLRKKVPDILKSVYKVKRRASVCFRIITLMDDVVRRLNELYKKHYLAQDLLDLQLRLSILYNEIVDESNHLLNIYISFTSQRTGEVMRVLTIFSVFFMPLTFIVGIYGMNFDFMPELRWHYGYYFTLAAMLLITAVIYFWFKRKRWL from the coding sequence ATGGTAGAGATTTTCAGCGAAAAACAAAATGGCTTCACCTGGTTGGATGTAACCAACCCCACCCAGGAGGAATTAATGGAGATCGCCGGGGAACACGCCATCCCGCGTAGTTCCGTAAAGGACAGCCTGGAACCGGAACACCTGCCGAAATTCGAGCAGATCGAGGATAAAATATTTATTATTATCCGGGTGCTGGACCAGGAAGCCAGGACAAAGGCGGGCAGTATTCAGCAAGCCAGCCGGAAGATCGCTATTTTTTACGATAAGGGCTTGCTCATTACCATTCACCGTTCGGAACAGCCCCTGCTCAGGGACCTGAAGACAAAATACGTCGATACGGGCAAGGTGCAGAAGGAAAACGAGATACTGCTGCACATCGTTTATCAGGCATTGAAAACCTATGAGGAACCGGCCACCCGGTTCGCCGAAGAAATGGACGTCTATGAATCAGCAATCTTCCTGCGTAAAAAGGTGCCGGATATACTCAAAAGTGTTTATAAGGTAAAGCGCAGGGCTTCCGTTTGTTTTCGCATCATTACCCTGATGGACGATGTAGTACGCAGGCTGAACGAGCTGTACAAAAAACATTATCTGGCCCAGGACCTGCTTGATCTGCAGCTTCGTCTCAGTATCCTTTATAATGAGATCGTGGACGAATCCAACCACCTGCTCAATATTTATATTTCCTTCACTTCCCAGCGCACGGGCGAGGTTATGCGCGTTTTGACCATCTTTTCGGTGTTTTTCATGCCCCTGACGTTCATTGTAGGCATTTACGGGATGAACTTTGACTTTATGCCAGAATTGCGCTGGCATTACGGTTATTATTTTACGCTGGCGGCGATGCTCCTGATCACTGCGGTTATCTATTTTTGGTTTAAGAGGAAGCGATGGCTTTAA
- a CDS encoding two-component regulator propeller domain-containing protein has translation MALRRIWTCLIFVLSLFIGWCGRAAADPATPFITNYSKREYKAANQNWSAAQAPNGIMYFANSEGLLEFDGSEWTLMELPDETIVRSVAIDPNGRIYTGSYQEFGYWEANSRGGFSYTSLSNLLGDYKFSNEEIWKIIIDGERVYFQAFSNKMFLYEDGTVKDLETPDVTLFSFSVNDQIIVQGLNKGLYLLENGEFSFWKGSELFAGVPVLTILPFSKDRLIIGTATQGLYLYDGTTFLPWNTEASEFLKDYQLNNGIAGASGFVFGTIQNGVILMDQNGKIIRHLNRENGLQNNTVLSLYEDRQHNLWLGLDNGIDYVELSEQFYFYQDGPGLLGSVYDAAQFRDWLYLGTNHGLFRRPVDPASNQAFSFVPGSHGQAWSLDVVDGQLLCGHNEGTFRIGPEQGAPEKISPVTGGWLLREVPGEPGFMIQGTYTGLAVFRKVGGNWEFSHRVRGFTQPVRYIEFDHQGTIWASRAYEGVYRIGLSEDLREARKIDYFDKKAGFPSSFNINVFKIGSQLVFATGKSVYTYDELKGAIVPFRRLNEGLGILQQAHRILPAGQNKYWFISTEAIALVTLEDYQVQQLLRVPFSRFLPQMVSEYQNIVLLNDSTYLFCLDDGFAALRDSALKQLEKKVPPGLFIRRVVQLSDSNRLLPFDGKETPRVKYNKSNIKIRFASPSYGYSEKRFQVRLDGFDEGWSGVSSLNYKEYTNLPAGTYTFMVRLAEDPGPGTLQDTFTFKVLPPWYASWWAYLCYLLAAAVAVIYFRRRYRKKIQRKHEVAMERLRHEKEEQLKEERLLNQQRLVELENEKLQSEIAAKSNELANSTMAIIKKNEVLIAVKEALSRLKKQKDNGLPSGAFNKLYRVIDNNISNDDDWRIFEQSFNRAHEDFFRELKNRHPDLTPNDLRLCAYLKMNISSKEIAPLLNISVRGVEIRRYRLRKKLDLEHDDNLVEYMMGL, from the coding sequence ATGGCTTTAAGAAGGATATGGACCTGCTTAATATTTGTTCTTTCGCTGTTTATTGGTTGGTGCGGCCGGGCGGCGGCCGATCCGGCTACCCCTTTCATTACTAATTATTCGAAGCGGGAGTACAAAGCGGCGAACCAGAACTGGTCGGCGGCGCAGGCGCCCAATGGGATCATGTACTTTGCCAATTCAGAAGGCTTGCTGGAGTTCGACGGGTCGGAATGGACCCTGATGGAGCTGCCGGACGAAACCATTGTACGATCCGTAGCCATCGACCCAAACGGAAGGATCTATACCGGCTCCTACCAGGAATTCGGTTACTGGGAAGCGAATTCAAGGGGAGGCTTCAGTTATACCTCCCTGAGTAATTTGCTGGGTGATTATAAATTCAGTAATGAGGAGATCTGGAAGATCATTATTGACGGGGAGCGGGTGTATTTCCAGGCCTTTTCAAACAAAATGTTCCTTTACGAAGACGGAACGGTTAAGGACCTGGAGACACCCGATGTGACGCTGTTCTCCTTCAGCGTGAATGACCAGATCATTGTGCAGGGTCTGAACAAAGGGCTTTACCTCCTGGAGAACGGAGAATTCAGCTTTTGGAAAGGAAGTGAACTTTTCGCGGGTGTGCCGGTACTGACTATCCTGCCTTTCAGTAAAGACCGTCTTATCATCGGTACCGCCACGCAGGGCCTGTACCTCTATGACGGAACGACTTTCCTTCCCTGGAATACCGAAGCCAGCGAATTTTTGAAGGATTATCAGTTGAATAACGGGATTGCCGGCGCTTCTGGCTTTGTTTTCGGCACTATCCAGAACGGGGTGATACTCATGGATCAAAACGGAAAGATCATCCGTCACCTGAACCGTGAGAACGGCCTCCAGAACAATACCGTATTAAGCCTTTACGAGGACAGGCAGCACAATCTCTGGCTGGGGCTGGACAATGGCATTGACTACGTGGAACTGAGCGAGCAGTTTTATTTTTACCAGGATGGCCCGGGCTTACTGGGTTCGGTATATGACGCAGCACAGTTCAGGGACTGGCTTTACCTTGGAACTAATCATGGCTTGTTCCGCCGCCCTGTTGATCCGGCAAGCAACCAGGCTTTCAGTTTTGTGCCTGGTTCCCATGGGCAAGCCTGGAGCCTGGACGTCGTAGACGGGCAGCTGCTTTGCGGGCATAACGAAGGCACTTTCCGCATTGGCCCGGAACAGGGTGCCCCCGAAAAAATTTCCCCGGTTACCGGAGGGTGGCTGCTGCGCGAAGTGCCGGGGGAACCGGGCTTCATGATCCAGGGCACCTACACAGGGCTGGCCGTGTTTCGCAAGGTTGGGGGTAACTGGGAATTCAGCCATCGCGTCCGGGGATTTACCCAGCCCGTCCGGTATATCGAATTTGACCACCAGGGCACTATCTGGGCAAGCAGGGCTTATGAAGGCGTTTACCGGATAGGCCTTAGCGAAGACCTCCGGGAGGCCCGGAAGATCGATTATTTCGACAAAAAAGCCGGTTTTCCTTCCAGTTTTAATATTAATGTATTTAAAATTGGCAGCCAACTGGTATTTGCCACCGGGAAAAGCGTATATACGTATGATGAATTGAAAGGGGCGATTGTCCCCTTCCGGCGGCTGAACGAAGGATTGGGCATCCTTCAGCAAGCTCACCGCATTCTTCCGGCCGGGCAGAATAAGTACTGGTTTATCAGTACGGAGGCGATTGCGCTGGTTACTCTTGAAGATTACCAGGTACAGCAGCTGCTTCGCGTGCCTTTTTCCAGGTTTTTACCCCAGATGGTTTCGGAGTACCAGAATATCGTATTGCTGAATGACAGTACGTATTTGTTTTGCCTCGACGACGGCTTTGCCGCTTTAAGGGACAGCGCGCTTAAGCAGCTTGAAAAGAAAGTGCCGCCGGGCCTTTTTATCCGGAGGGTGGTTCAGTTATCGGATAGCAACAGGCTTCTTCCCTTCGATGGAAAGGAGACGCCCCGGGTAAAATATAACAAAAGCAATATCAAGATCCGCTTTGCTTCGCCATCTTATGGTTATTCCGAGAAGCGCTTCCAGGTGCGGCTCGATGGCTTTGATGAGGGATGGTCCGGCGTCTCTTCCCTGAATTACAAGGAATATACAAATTTACCGGCCGGGACTTATACATTTATGGTTCGCCTGGCGGAAGACCCGGGGCCGGGAACACTTCAGGATACCTTCACGTTTAAAGTGCTGCCGCCCTGGTATGCCTCCTGGTGGGCTTATCTCTGCTATTTGCTGGCGGCGGCAGTGGCCGTCATCTATTTCCGGAGAAGATACCGGAAAAAAATACAGCGAAAACATGAAGTGGCCATGGAGCGCCTACGGCATGAAAAGGAAGAACAGTTGAAGGAAGAACGGCTCCTTAACCAACAGCGGCTGGTAGAGCTGGAAAATGAGAAACTGCAGTCGGAGATCGCGGCGAAAAGCAATGAACTTGCTAATTCCACGATGGCCATTATCAAGAAAAATGAAGTCCTGATCGCTGTTAAAGAAGCGCTTTCCCGCCTGAAAAAGCAAAAAGATAACGGTCTTCCTTCCGGCGCCTTTAATAAGCTGTACCGGGTAATCGATAATAATATCAGTAATGATGATGACTGGCGTATTTTTGAACAGAGCTTCAACCGGGCTCATGAAGATTTCTTCCGGGAATTGAAAAACCGCCACCCCGACCTTACGCCCAATGACCTGCGTTTATGCGCCTACCTTAAAATGAATATTTCTTCCAAGGAGATTGCTCCCCTCCTGAATATTTCCGTACGCGGGGTGGAGATCAGGCGTTACCGTCTGAGGAAGAAGCTGGATCTGGAGCATGATGATAATTTGGTGGAATATATGATGGGGTTGTAA
- a CDS encoding SusC/RagA family TonB-linked outer membrane protein, whose translation MRNVLTVLAFLCFFTQYGYGQERTVSGRVVGAADSLPVPGVSVTVQGSSIGTATDLEGNYTISVPGNEAVLLFSFLGMTTVQETVGDRSVINVVLAPAASQLDEVVVIGYGTAVKRDLTGSIVSIDGSEVADKPATNPVASLQGKVAGVHITNSGRPGAEPDIRIRGTNTIHGIKPLYVVDGILNDNIDYLNPSDIESIEILKDPSSLAIFGVRGANGVIAITTKQAKAGELNFNFNSTVGFKQVSDPMDMTDAAGFKMLYDEQLVNDGATPYNYEKWTANTDWQDEIFQKGILNYNHLSVSGATEKNKFYMGLGYTTEQGMIKHEQLNKITLSLNDELQLNENLRVGINFNGYRSELPQNREVDAAIRAAPIAPVFHEESGLYHTLPDFQRAQIWNPMVNVELRKNTLISRQYRAVGSVFAEVDFLEDFTFRAAFLADYGFNQSRSYSPLINVYNPDIAGDGIDHLVETTSVNQSQDIYTKVQSDWLLTYKNSFNDHNLTAMAGWTSYYNSFEGTSGHRTQGDGRPIPNEPRFWYVDIGDSDTQTGTGSAWERANLSFLSRVLYNYKYKYLLNLSYRRDGSSGFLPENPKRWQNFASVGAAWVVSEEDFMKSQSTVNLLKLKGSWGLLGNQNTGDQYRYPAYPLLVPGNSAVFGDDVVPAYEPDYIADPNLHWESVYAWEAGFELNAFKNRLYVEAVWYDKKTEDILVTVPGTLGSRPGLSNVGSISNHGLELAASWNQELGEDLSLSVSGNFTTVDNEVLDLVSEGYEIFNGISRTAIGYPIGYFYGYISDGIYQTDTEIRQSPTNQINEVKPGDIKYRDVNGDGNITQDDRTLIGNPTPDFTYGIALSLNYRGFDVSADFTGVYGNELFRDWNRGSFSQFNFQEHMLDRWHGAGTSNWEPLISSRSNNRLVSTYYIEDGSFFRVRNIQLGYNLNRQTLEKLGLKALRIYLNAQNPWTFTNSTGYTPEIGGSSTSFGIDNGTYPVPAIYTLGVNLNF comes from the coding sequence ATGAGAAATGTACTTACTGTTTTGGCATTTTTATGCTTTTTTACCCAGTATGGTTACGGGCAGGAAAGAACGGTTAGCGGGCGGGTTGTGGGGGCTGCGGACAGCCTTCCGGTGCCGGGCGTGTCTGTTACGGTGCAAGGGAGCAGCATAGGTACCGCTACCGATCTGGAAGGGAATTATACGATCAGCGTTCCGGGTAATGAGGCGGTGCTGCTGTTTAGCTTCCTGGGGATGACTACCGTTCAGGAAACCGTCGGTGACCGCTCCGTTATAAATGTAGTTTTGGCGCCGGCTGCCAGCCAGCTGGATGAAGTGGTGGTAATAGGATACGGTACCGCTGTCAAGCGGGATCTTACGGGTTCCATTGTCTCTATTGACGGGAGTGAGGTGGCGGACAAGCCGGCGACCAACCCGGTGGCTTCGCTGCAGGGGAAGGTGGCCGGGGTGCATATTACCAATTCCGGTAGGCCGGGAGCGGAGCCTGATATACGGATCCGGGGAACAAATACCATTCATGGCATAAAACCTTTATACGTGGTGGACGGTATATTGAACGATAACATCGATTACCTTAACCCGTCGGATATTGAATCCATTGAAATACTAAAGGATCCCTCTTCCCTGGCGATTTTCGGGGTCCGGGGCGCCAACGGCGTTATTGCCATTACCACAAAGCAGGCAAAAGCCGGCGAGCTGAATTTTAATTTTAACAGTACAGTAGGTTTTAAGCAGGTTTCGGATCCGATGGATATGACGGATGCCGCGGGCTTTAAGATGTTATATGATGAACAGCTGGTAAATGACGGAGCTACCCCCTATAATTATGAGAAATGGACGGCGAATACCGACTGGCAGGATGAGATCTTCCAGAAAGGAATACTGAATTACAATCATCTGAGCGTAAGCGGCGCAACGGAAAAGAATAAATTCTATATGGGGTTGGGCTACACGACGGAGCAGGGAATGATCAAACATGAACAATTGAACAAGATCACCTTGTCCCTGAATGATGAACTCCAGCTTAACGAAAATTTGAGAGTGGGCATCAACTTTAACGGGTACCGATCGGAACTTCCGCAAAACCGCGAGGTGGATGCGGCTATCCGCGCTGCGCCCATCGCCCCGGTTTTCCACGAGGAGAGCGGGCTCTATCATACGTTGCCTGATTTTCAGCGGGCGCAGATCTGGAATCCCATGGTAAATGTGGAGCTGCGGAAAAATACGCTGATCAGCCGGCAGTACCGCGCCGTTGGAAGCGTGTTTGCCGAAGTCGATTTCCTGGAAGACTTCACCTTCCGGGCCGCCTTCCTGGCCGACTATGGTTTTAATCAGAGCCGGTCCTACAGCCCCTTGATAAATGTGTACAACCCGGATATCGCCGGCGACGGTATCGATCACCTGGTGGAAACCACTTCGGTAAACCAGAGCCAGGATATTTATACAAAGGTGCAGTCAGATTGGCTGCTGACCTATAAGAACAGCTTTAACGATCATAATCTTACGGCAATGGCCGGCTGGACTTCTTATTATAATTCCTTTGAAGGAACCAGCGGCCACAGGACCCAGGGTGACGGCCGGCCTATTCCCAATGAGCCTCGTTTCTGGTACGTGGATATTGGCGACAGCGATACCCAAACTGGGACCGGTTCAGCCTGGGAAAGAGCGAACCTCTCTTTTCTGTCCAGGGTGCTGTATAATTACAAGTATAAATATTTGCTGAACCTTTCCTACCGCCGGGATGGCAGTTCCGGCTTTCTTCCGGAGAATCCGAAACGCTGGCAGAATTTTGCCTCTGTAGGGGCTGCCTGGGTAGTCAGCGAAGAAGATTTCATGAAGTCGCAAAGCACGGTTAATCTCCTGAAACTGAAAGGTTCCTGGGGACTGCTTGGGAACCAGAATACAGGCGATCAATACCGTTACCCGGCTTATCCCTTGCTGGTTCCTGGGAATTCAGCGGTCTTCGGAGATGACGTGGTTCCTGCTTACGAACCGGACTATATTGCCGATCCCAACCTGCATTGGGAAAGCGTATATGCCTGGGAAGCGGGCTTTGAATTGAATGCCTTTAAAAACAGGTTGTATGTGGAGGCGGTATGGTATGATAAAAAGACAGAGGATATCCTGGTGACCGTGCCCGGCACCCTGGGTTCGCGGCCGGGCTTGTCAAATGTGGGCAGTATTTCTAATCATGGGCTGGAATTGGCAGCCTCCTGGAACCAGGAACTTGGCGAAGATCTCTCCCTTTCTGTCAGCGGTAACTTTACGACCGTCGACAACGAAGTGCTTGACCTGGTAAGCGAAGGCTATGAGATCTTCAACGGCATCTCCCGGACCGCCATCGGTTACCCTATCGGGTACTTTTACGGATATATCTCCGACGGCATTTATCAAACCGATACGGAAATCCGTCAGTCGCCCACGAACCAGATCAACGAGGTGAAGCCCGGAGACATAAAGTACCGCGATGTGAACGGGGATGGCAATATCACCCAGGATGACCGCACCCTGATCGGGAATCCTACCCCTGATTTCACCTATGGCATCGCCCTCAGCCTCAACTACCGGGGCTTCGATGTGTCTGCCGACTTTACCGGTGTTTACGGCAACGAACTCTTCCGGGACTGGAACCGCGGGTCTTTCTCGCAATTCAATTTCCAGGAGCATATGCTGGATCGCTGGCACGGCGCGGGAACATCGAACTGGGAGCCGCTGATCAGTTCAAGATCCAACAATCGCCTGGTTTCTACCTATTATATTGAAGACGGCAGTTTCTTCCGCGTTCGTAACATTCAGCTGGGATACAATCTGAACAGGCAAACGCTTGAAAAACTGGGGCTGAAAGCGCTGCGCATATACCTGAACGCACAGAACCCCTGGACTTTCACGAATAGTACCGGCTATACGCCTGAAATAGGAGGAAGCTCGACTTCATTCGGAATCGATAACGGAACCTATCCCGTGCCGGCGATTTATACATTGGGTGTGAACCTGAATTTCTAA
- a CDS encoding RagB/SusD family nutrient uptake outer membrane protein: MKTRYQKILWVLPVILAALSLAGCKKDWLERMPQGRYTEDDIPAGSLEGQVFGAYAALRNDGISGLSYVAVHNIRSDDAVKGSSVSDGVDAENFFDNFQYTTDFWLLNTYWTDHYNLISLANNVIAAADTVELDSATSINAGEAKFLRAFAYFNLVRAFGEVPLIDFRIIEPEDAIVPKSSVAEIYALIDADLEEATGVLPLDWPEYPGRITRGAALALQAKTFLFRGQWAAALASAEGVMNTGMYDLSMPYDEIFREEAENSSESVFEIQALYEQGQTEFGINYATRQGVRGAGEWNLGWGWNTPTESLAEAFEAGDPRKDVTLLYSGQLNEPYGETVPPATPNVPRPYWNKKVYTNPAIRDATASQGGQWFNMRVIRYADVILMAAEAANELGNTAKALEYMEMVRARARGGSDSVLPPVITTNPEELREAIRHERRVELGMEDERFFDLVRWGIVQQVMHAAGKTGYQPRHEYLPIPQPEIDKSGGVLKQNPNY, from the coding sequence ATGAAAACAAGATACCAAAAGATTTTATGGGTGCTTCCGGTAATACTGGCAGCACTATCCCTGGCCGGATGTAAAAAGGACTGGCTGGAAAGAATGCCCCAGGGACGCTATACGGAAGACGATATTCCCGCGGGTTCGCTGGAAGGGCAGGTGTTCGGCGCCTATGCCGCCCTGCGGAATGACGGGATTTCGGGGCTTTCCTACGTTGCTGTGCATAATATCCGTTCTGACGATGCTGTCAAGGGAAGTTCGGTGAGCGACGGCGTGGATGCCGAAAATTTTTTCGATAACTTCCAGTATACGACTGATTTCTGGCTGCTGAATACGTATTGGACCGACCATTATAACCTGATTTCCCTGGCGAATAATGTAATAGCAGCCGCAGACACCGTGGAGCTTGATTCGGCTACCAGTATCAATGCAGGGGAGGCCAAGTTCCTGCGCGCATTCGCCTATTTCAACCTGGTGCGTGCATTTGGTGAAGTGCCCTTAATAGATTTCCGGATCATTGAGCCTGAAGACGCCATCGTTCCCAAATCTTCGGTAGCCGAGATCTATGCCCTGATTGATGCGGACCTGGAGGAAGCAACCGGCGTTCTTCCCCTGGACTGGCCGGAATATCCCGGGCGGATCACCCGTGGCGCGGCCCTTGCACTGCAGGCCAAGACATTTCTTTTCCGGGGTCAGTGGGCGGCCGCGCTGGCCTCGGCGGAAGGAGTAATGAACACCGGCATGTATGATCTGAGCATGCCTTACGATGAAATATTCAGGGAAGAGGCCGAGAATAGCAGCGAGTCGGTTTTCGAGATACAGGCGCTTTATGAACAGGGGCAGACAGAGTTCGGGATTAACTATGCTACCCGCCAGGGTGTGCGCGGCGCGGGCGAATGGAACCTGGGATGGGGCTGGAACACGCCCACTGAATCGCTGGCAGAGGCATTTGAGGCCGGCGACCCCCGGAAGGATGTCACCTTGCTCTATTCCGGACAGCTGAATGAGCCTTACGGCGAAACCGTGCCTCCTGCAACACCCAATGTTCCGCGTCCCTACTGGAATAAAAAGGTATATACCAATCCGGCTATCCGGGATGCTACCGCGAGCCAGGGCGGGCAATGGTTCAATATGCGGGTGATCCGGTATGCCGATGTGATATTGATGGCCGCCGAGGCTGCCAATGAACTTGGGAACACAGCCAAAGCCCTTGAATACATGGAAATGGTCAGGGCAAGGGCAAGGGGCGGAAGTGATTCCGTACTCCCGCCGGTGATCACTACCAATCCGGAAGAGCTGCGCGAGGCGATCCGGCATGAGCGCCGCGTGGAACTGGGAATGGAGGACGAGCGCTTCTTTGACCTGGTGCGCTGGGGAATTGTGCAGCAAGTAATGCATGCTGCCGGGAAAACCGGTTATCAGCCGCGTCACGAGTACCTGCCCATTCCGCAGCCGGAGATTGATAAATCGGGGGGCGTCTTAAAGCAGAACCCGAACTATTAG